The following proteins come from a genomic window of Candidatus Bathyarchaeota archaeon:
- a CDS encoding ATP-binding protein, whose amino-acid sequence MVQKLKTNEVLGYVMFDEEIEKIKSTTCYISVSKAELKRGVYLELRDLSKDEYYIGQVIDGPYYPPTSINEDSKQKVQNAIYLVELTATIKNGVQTAVLSRPNPGTPVRILESEKVQFFLGAAGDIELGRLSTQMDVSIGLDSSVLTRHLGIFGTTGSGKSNTIQVVMEEASEAGLAVLVFDVEGEYTRMDEPTEKLIDVLKEFNKTPKSIKDLNVYVPAQSKSLRPDAKRFGIKFTEINKDVFSEVAELTKMEKLYFMDLIKKVEEVAPVFREVTLKAVLDRLKKRLEAQADNPTLPEFIAEAHTSLYSKLSLIDRLGLIDTEYASINIEEIVVPGRISVIDFSDASDAIRNMVIADLLDKLFRFKIEHPETAKILIILEEAHNFISKEKRERMLATLMLILEIARRGRKRGICLGIVTQQPYHLPSELLELCNTRIMHRMSSTSNINVLKESTGNVPESLWDVLPSLGKGEAIIASPKYNRAVIARIRPVASKRIAVE is encoded by the coding sequence ATGGTTCAAAAATTAAAAACGAATGAAGTTTTAGGGTACGTAATGTTTGATGAAGAAATTGAAAAAATTAAATCAACAACATGTTATATTTCAGTAAGTAAAGCTGAATTAAAAAGAGGAGTTTATTTAGAATTAAGAGATTTAAGTAAAGATGAATATTATATTGGACAAGTGATTGATGGCCCATATTATCCTCCAACATCTATTAATGAAGATTCAAAACAAAAAGTTCAAAATGCAATTTACTTAGTTGAATTAACTGCAACAATTAAAAATGGTGTTCAAACAGCTGTTTTAAGTAGGCCAAACCCTGGAACACCTGTAAGGATTCTAGAAAGTGAAAAAGTTCAATTCTTTCTTGGAGCGGCAGGAGACATTGAATTAGGAAGACTTTCAACTCAAATGGATGTATCAATAGGTTTAGATTCTTCAGTTTTAACTCGACATTTAGGAATATTCGGAACAACTGGAAGCGGTAAATCCAATACAATTCAAGTTGTTATGGAAGAAGCGAGTGAAGCGGGATTAGCCGTATTAGTTTTCGATGTAGAAGGCGAATATACAAGAATGGATGAACCTACAGAAAAACTTATTGATGTGCTTAAAGAATTTAATAAAACACCTAAAAGCATTAAAGATTTGAATGTTTATGTTCCAGCTCAATCAAAAAGCTTAAGACCTGATGCTAAAAGGTTTGGTATAAAATTTACAGAAATCAATAAAGATGTTTTTTCTGAAGTAGCTGAATTAACTAAAATGGAGAAGCTTTATTTTATGGATTTAATAAAAAAAGTTGAAGAGGTTGCTCCTGTTTTTAGAGAAGTTACTTTAAAAGCTGTTTTAGATCGTTTAAAAAAGAGGTTAGAAGCTCAAGCTGATAACCCAACTTTACCAGAGTTTATTGCTGAAGCTCATACAAGCCTTTACAGTAAATTATCTTTAATAGATAGACTTGGTTTAATAGATACTGAATATGCTTCAATAAATATTGAAGAAATAGTTGTTCCAGGTAGAATATCTGTAATAGATTTTAGCGATGCATCAGATGCTATAAGAAATATGGTTATAGCTGATTTGCTTGATAAACTTTTTAGATTTAAAATAGAGCATCCTGAAACAGCTAAAATATTAATTATTCTTGAGGAAGCCCATAACTTTATTAGTAAAGAGAAGAGAGAAAGAATGCTTGCAACACTAATGCTAATTTTAGAAATCGCTAGAAGAGGTAGAAAAAGAGGTATATGCTTAGGCATAGTAACTCAACAACCTTACCATTTACCTTCAGAACTTTTAGAACTTTGCAACACAAGAATTATGCATAGAATGAGTTCAACAAGCAATATTAATGTGCTTAAGGAATCTACAGGTAATGTTCCGGAATCTCTATGGGATGTTTTACCTTCTTTAGGTAAAGGAGAAGCTATAATAGCTAGCCCAAAATACAATAGAGCTGTAATAGCTAGGATTAGACCAGTTGCTTCTAAAAGAATTGCTGTTGAATAA
- a CDS encoding UbiX family flavin prenyltransferase — MKLIIGISGASGTIYAVKLLEALKEINVETYLIISKTAEEIIKFENELSKEDLIKLASRFYEINDLKASITSGSYKTDGMIIVPCSMKTLAGVASGYTDNLILRAADVTLKEKRPLILVIRETPLNLIHLENMLKAAKAGAIILPASPAFYHKPKTIPELINYIVGKILNLFNLPYKFKVEWKGY; from the coding sequence TTGAAGTTAATCATAGGTATTTCAGGGGCAAGTGGAACAATATATGCTGTTAAATTGCTTGAAGCATTAAAAGAGATAAATGTTGAAACATATTTAATTATAAGTAAAACTGCTGAAGAAATTATTAAATTTGAGAATGAATTATCAAAAGAAGATCTTATAAAGCTTGCTTCAAGATTTTATGAAATAAATGATTTAAAAGCTTCAATTACAAGCGGGTCATATAAAACTGATGGAATGATTATTGTTCCATGCAGCATGAAAACTTTAGCTGGAGTAGCTTCTGGTTATACAGATAACTTAATTTTAAGAGCGGCTGATGTAACATTAAAAGAAAAAAGACCTTTAATTCTTGTTATTAGAGAAACACCATTAAACTTAATTCATTTAGAAAATATGCTTAAAGCTGCTAAAGCTGGAGCAATAATTCTTCCAGCTTCACCAGCTTTTTATCATAAACCTAAAACAATACCTGAATTAATTAATTATATCGTTGGGAAAATCCTTAACCTTTTTAATTTACCTTATAAATTTAAAGTTGAATGGAAAGGTTATTAA
- a CDS encoding bifunctional acetate--CoA ligase family protein/GNAT family N-acetyltransferase: MGKLENMFNPKAVAFIGATEREGSIGQQIMKNLLLGKDKRAIYPINPNREFVMGLKCLPSVIDAPEHIDLAVIATPAKTIPKIIDECGQKGVDGVVIISAGFREAGVEGAELEKEVKKIQEKYDIRILGPNCLGFIRPHIALNAAFSRVTPEPGEIAFISQSAALGSAMLDWAVSAKIGFSMFASLGLMLDIDFGDLINYLGEDPYTRSIIIYMESIGSAKKFVSAARSFARTKPIIILKSGKYTATAKAVQSHTGALAGSFEVYDAVFKRLGLLRVDEIEDLFNCASVLSSRNLPEGAKIAVITNAGGPGVMASDAIINYGGELAELSKESINALEKILPHYWSRGNPIDVMEEANAERYEKVLNICLSDPNVDGVIVIYTPQGAAQSTELAKKIIEAAKKKIKPILTVWMGGNEAEEARKLFYINGVPTYPTPEKAVKTYMYMYRYKRNLELLYETPEELPIDVSPPKNHLKLIIKKAIKEGRFILNQNEADKFLDAYRIPKIEAYFVKNEEEAVKAALKIGYPIVIKAISPKIIHKSDVNGVILNIESENELRDAYKKLYEEMKSSGISLDGVYIQKMIKEIDYELILGAKKDKDFGAIIIFGQGGRNVEFIKDFAIGLPPLNQTLAKRMMEETRIYQVLIKGLRRKTPVNIRNLEEIVVQFSNLIIDFPEIMEIEINPLAVSGNNIYALDSRIIIDRGFIEDSNPYPHLVILPYPTKYVTPWKLKNGTEVILRPIRPEDEKLELEFIKSLSRETCRFRFFRVLKDVSHLDLVKFCNIDYDREIAIIAELNDKGRKREIGAARLIVEPNGKKGEVAIVVADEFQKKGLGTKLMDVIIGIAEEKNLETIYGIIMPENEAIIQLCRKMGFTISRINNEVIATLNLKS; the protein is encoded by the coding sequence ATGGGTAAACTAGAAAATATGTTTAACCCGAAAGCTGTAGCTTTTATTGGTGCAACTGAAAGAGAAGGCTCAATTGGACAGCAAATAATGAAGAATCTTCTTTTAGGTAAAGATAAACGCGCTATATATCCTATTAACCCTAATAGAGAATTTGTTATGGGGTTAAAGTGTTTACCAAGCGTAATTGATGCGCCTGAGCATATTGATTTAGCTGTTATAGCTACTCCAGCTAAAACCATACCTAAAATAATTGATGAATGCGGTCAAAAAGGTGTTGATGGAGTTGTTATTATATCAGCTGGATTTAGGGAAGCGGGAGTTGAAGGAGCTGAACTTGAAAAAGAAGTAAAGAAAATTCAAGAAAAATATGATATTAGAATTCTTGGCCCTAATTGTTTAGGTTTTATTAGACCTCATATAGCTTTAAACGCTGCATTTTCAAGAGTTACTCCTGAACCGGGGGAAATAGCTTTTATATCTCAAAGCGCAGCTTTAGGTTCAGCTATGCTTGATTGGGCTGTAAGCGCTAAAATAGGTTTTAGCATGTTTGCTTCTTTAGGTTTAATGCTTGATATTGATTTTGGCGATTTAATAAATTATCTTGGAGAAGACCCTTATACTAGAAGCATAATTATTTACATGGAAAGCATTGGCTCAGCTAAAAAATTTGTTAGCGCAGCTAGAAGCTTCGCTAGAACAAAACCAATTATAATTCTTAAATCTGGAAAATATACTGCAACCGCTAAAGCTGTTCAATCTCATACAGGAGCTTTAGCTGGAAGCTTTGAAGTTTATGATGCGGTTTTTAAAAGGCTTGGTTTACTTCGTGTAGATGAAATAGAAGATCTATTCAATTGCGCAAGTGTTTTATCTTCAAGGAATCTTCCTGAAGGTGCAAAAATAGCTGTTATAACTAATGCAGGGGGACCAGGAGTCATGGCTTCAGATGCAATAATAAATTATGGAGGTGAATTAGCTGAACTTTCAAAAGAATCAATAAATGCCTTAGAGAAAATTTTACCACATTACTGGAGTAGAGGTAACCCAATAGATGTAATGGAAGAAGCTAATGCTGAAAGATACGAAAAAGTTTTAAACATATGTTTATCTGACCCTAATGTGGATGGTGTAATAGTTATTTATACACCTCAAGGAGCAGCGCAATCTACTGAATTAGCTAAAAAAATTATTGAAGCTGCTAAAAAAAAGATTAAACCTATCTTAACTGTTTGGATGGGGGGTAACGAAGCTGAAGAAGCTAGAAAACTTTTTTATATAAATGGTGTTCCCACTTATCCTACTCCAGAAAAAGCTGTTAAAACATACATGTATATGTATAGATATAAAAGAAATCTCGAACTTTTATATGAAACCCCTGAAGAACTTCCAATAGATGTTTCCCCACCTAAAAACCATTTAAAACTTATTATTAAAAAAGCTATTAAAGAAGGAAGGTTTATTTTAAATCAAAATGAAGCTGATAAATTTCTTGACGCTTATAGAATTCCTAAAATTGAAGCTTACTTTGTTAAAAATGAGGAGGAAGCTGTTAAAGCAGCTTTAAAAATTGGGTACCCCATAGTGATTAAAGCTATTTCTCCAAAAATTATCCATAAAAGCGATGTAAATGGTGTAATTTTAAATATAGAATCTGAAAATGAACTTAGGGATGCATATAAAAAACTTTATGAAGAAATGAAAAGTTCAGGTATTAGTTTAGATGGAGTTTACATTCAGAAAATGATTAAAGAAATCGATTATGAATTGATTCTTGGAGCTAAAAAAGATAAAGATTTTGGTGCAATAATAATTTTTGGTCAGGGAGGAAGAAACGTAGAGTTTATTAAAGATTTTGCTATAGGCCTTCCACCTTTAAATCAAACTTTAGCTAAAAGAATGATGGAGGAAACTAGAATTTATCAAGTATTAATTAAAGGGTTAAGAAGGAAAACACCAGTTAACATAAGAAATCTAGAAGAAATTGTTGTTCAATTTTCTAATTTAATTATAGATTTCCCTGAAATAATGGAAATAGAAATTAATCCTTTAGCAGTGTCAGGAAATAATATTTATGCTTTAGATTCTAGAATAATTATAGATAGAGGATTTATTGAAGATTCTAATCCTTACCCTCATTTAGTTATTCTTCCTTATCCAACTAAATATGTTACTCCTTGGAAGCTTAAAAATGGAACAGAAGTTATTCTTAGACCTATAAGACCTGAAGATGAAAAACTTGAGTTAGAATTTATTAAAAGCTTATCTAGAGAAACATGCAGATTTAGATTTTTTCGTGTACTTAAAGATGTTTCTCATTTAGATTTAGTTAAATTTTGCAACATAGATTATGATAGAGAAATAGCTATTATAGCTGAGCTTAATGATAAAGGAAGGAAAAGAGAAATTGGCGCTGCTAGATTAATTGTAGAACCTAACGGTAAAAAAGGAGAGGTTGCTATTGTTGTTGCTGATGAGTTTCAAAAGAAAGGTTTAGGAACAAAACTTATGGATGTAATCATAGGGATAGCTGAAGAAAAGAACCTTGAAACTATATATGGAATAATTATGCCTGAAAATGAAGCGATAATTCAATTATGCAGAAAAATGGGTTTCACAATTTCTAGGATAAATAATGAAGTTATAGCAACTTTAAACTTAAAGAGTTAA
- a CDS encoding type II secretion system F family protein, with protein MLMFRVSKFEKKLVWVTSAIIGVSLIITTVLSVFYFKIKLIFRPDELMFIAMIVALFPPAVVNFLDARWKNDVDNNIPKMLKELAEAGRTGITLIRALEFASERRYGALSTELKRIVNQISWGASLEEALKSFSDRVETKLAKRIAVLLTEIHKVGGEVQEVLETVSRHINELQTIEKERQSQMKPYIAIVYIAFFVFILIDILLIRSFFWELASLQETLQSAGGFFMGGAIDLTQVETILFHLSLIEGFYAGLVAGKMGEGSIGAGLKHSVILMVTGFIAFFFFVWNPIF; from the coding sequence ATGCTTATGTTTAGAGTTTCAAAATTTGAAAAAAAACTTGTTTGGGTTACTTCAGCAATTATAGGAGTTAGCTTAATAATTACAACTGTTTTAAGTGTATTTTATTTTAAAATTAAATTAATTTTTAGACCTGATGAATTGATGTTTATAGCTATGATCGTGGCGCTTTTCCCTCCAGCCGTAGTAAACTTTCTTGATGCTAGATGGAAAAATGATGTGGATAATAATATTCCTAAAATGTTAAAGGAATTAGCTGAGGCTGGTAGAACAGGGATAACTTTAATTAGAGCTTTAGAGTTTGCTTCAGAAAGGAGATATGGAGCATTATCTACGGAGCTTAAAAGGATTGTGAATCAAATTTCTTGGGGAGCAAGTTTAGAGGAAGCATTAAAAAGCTTTAGCGATAGAGTTGAGACAAAACTAGCTAAAAGAATAGCTGTTTTATTAACTGAGATTCATAAAGTTGGAGGAGAAGTTCAAGAAGTTTTAGAAACTGTAAGCAGGCATATTAATGAGCTTCAAACAATAGAAAAAGAAAGACAAAGTCAAATGAAACCTTATATAGCAATAGTATATATAGCTTTTTTTGTATTTATTCTTATAGATATTCTTTTGATTAGAAGTTTCTTTTGGGAGTTGGCTTCTCTTCAAGAAACACTTCAATCTGCTGGGGGATTCTTTATGGGAGGAGCTATAGACTTAACTCAAGTTGAAACAATTCTTTTTCATTTAAGTTTAATTGAGGGGTTTTATGCAGGTTTAGTTGCTGGGAAAATGGGGGAAGGCTCAATTGGAGCAGGATTAAAACATTCAGTAATTCTTATGGTTACTGGATTTATTGCATTTTTCTTTTTCGTTTGGAACCCAATATTTTAA